A single genomic interval of Natator depressus isolate rNatDep1 chromosome 14, rNatDep2.hap1, whole genome shotgun sequence harbors:
- the LOC141998828 gene encoding C-type lectin domain family 2 member D-like: MVQDSPQDMRMQLQIWEQLPFAGTRPCRLRGVRQALTFDPPCNCKKSPTRRVVVALIAVSSALIAAIIALAVLASKLSSADLCLPAGPACPDGWMGSRGKCYYFSETEGSWTDSRSRCSAPGASLAGIDSEQEMAFLLRHKGVRDHWIGLRREQGQAWKWANGTEFNHLFQIRGGGDCAYLNEEKGVSSSRCYMGRRWICSRSEVYVMRKETALEGSSK; this comes from the exons ATGGTGCAGGACAGCCCTCAGGACATGCGAATGCAGCTccagatctgggagcagcttccctttgctggcaCGAGACCTTGCAGGTTGCGGGGGGTGAGACAGGCACtaacttttg acccTCCTTGTAACTGCAAGAAAAGTCCAACCCGTAGAGTTGTGGTTGCACTGATAGCTGTATCGTCTGCTTTGATCGCTGCCATCATTGCTCTGGCAG TGCTGGCGTCTAAGCTTTCATCAGCTGATCTGTGCCTCCCTGCTGGCCCTGCTTGCCCAGACGGCTGGATGGGATCccgagggaaatgctactatttctcagAGACGGAAGGGAGCTGGACTGACAGCCGGAGCCGCTGCTCTGCACCGggtgcctccctggctgggatcgacagtgagcaggaaatg GCGTTCCTGCTGCGCCATAAGGGTGTCCGGGACCACTGGATCGGCCTCcggagggagcagggtcaggcctggAAATGGGCCAACGGCACCGAATTCAACCACCT GTTTCAGATaagaggaggaggtgactgcGCGTATCTGAACGAGGAGAAAGGGGTCAGCAGCTCACGGTGCTACATGGGAAGACGGTGGATCTGTAGCAGATCTGAGGTATATGTGATGAGAAAAGAGACTGCATTGGAAGGGAGCTCTAAATGA